Proteins from one Ricinus communis isolate WT05 ecotype wild-type chromosome 9, ASM1957865v1, whole genome shotgun sequence genomic window:
- the LOC8271795 gene encoding protein VTE6, chloroplastic — protein MALSIFLQVNPSPLPPSQFNKSTIRLKKILTLNSNPGLPKMLPQEKQTQTPNAVSMQGALSGAMNLIQSAPPTWQSALVNNVLIFILGSPILLSGLSLSGICAAFLLGTLTWRAFGPSGFLLVACYFVIGTAATKVKMAQKEAQGVAEKRKGRRGPGSVIGSSAAGCVCAFLSIYGVGGEAFSRLWELGFVASFCTKLSDTVSSEIGKAYGKITYLVTTFKIVPRGTEGAVSVEGTLAGLLASILLASIGFFLGEIHIPEAVICVIASQIANVGESIIGATFQEKEGFRWLNNDVVNVLNISIGSILAVLMQQLLQNLHK, from the exons ATGGCACTGTCAATCTTTCTCCAGGTCAACCCGAGTCCCTTGCCTCCTTCCCAATTCAATAAATCCACCATCCGACTCAAGAAAATACTAACTCTCAACTCAAATCCCGGATTACCTAAAATGTTACCCCAAGAAAAGCAAACACAAACGCCCAACGCAGTCTCAATGCAAGGAGCTCTATCAGGGGCGATGAACTTGATCCAATCAGCACCTCCCACTTGGCAATCTGCTCTTGTCAACAACGTCTTGATATTCATTTTGGGTTCCCCAATTCTTCTCTCTGGTCTTTCTCTCTCAGGAATCTGCGctgcttttcttttggggACTCTCACTTGGCGCGCTTTTGGTCCCTCTGGTTTCCTACTCGTGGCCTGTTACTTCGTTATA GGTACTGCAGCTACAAAAGTGAAAATGGCACAAAAGGAAGCCCAAGGAGTGGCTGAGAAGAGGAAGGGAAGAAGGGGACCAGGCAGTGTGATTGGCTCCAGTGCTGCTGGCTGTGTTTGTGCTTTTCTCTCCATATATGGAGTTGGAGGAGAAGCATTTTCTCGGCTTTGGGAACTTGGTTTTGTTGCTAGTTTCTGTACTAAGCTAAGTGATACCGTCTCAAGTGAGATAGGAAAGGCATATGGCAAAATTAC GTACCTTGTTACAACATTTAAGATAGTTCCAAGGGGAACAGAAGGGGCTGTAAGTGTTGAGGGAACATTAGCTGGGTTGTTGGCGTCAATTCTTCTTGCCTCGATTGGTTTTTTCCTGGGTGAG ATACATATACCTGAAGCAGTTATCTGCGTGATAGCTTCCCAGATAGCTAATGTTGGAGAGAGCATAATAGGTGCAACATTTCAAGAGAAGGAAGGATTTCGATGG CTTAACAATGATGTTGTCAATGTCCTGAACATATCTATAGGAAGCATTTTGGCAGTCCTTATGCAGCAACTACTCCAAAACTTGCATAAATAA
- the LOC8271796 gene encoding protein ROOT INITIATION DEFECTIVE 3: MKMSFSSHEIVLTSSPDGPITAYDTISGTTLARFTGSRSPRHGLAIVGKAYIAASHISSATASGSIHLYTWWSSSALHHLPLPEPVAPLAATPDGSYLFAGGLFGNVYALSIPSGNILKSFPAHSKPVSCINISSDSSLLISGGDDGNIVVVPIFQLVEAPGSENESNLILHSFPAHDGPVTGITVCMGICHPTIVSCSTDSTCKLWSLLDGRNLQTVAFPCSISGIALDPTEVEFYAAGSNGLIYKGSLQAGSRKGIAQGRKLITWTQKHDGAVVSVVVINEGKNLVSAAEDGSVFIWGIENGQLIMVIGNNMDNISDVVVARGICDGREGYGNRVGNEMNEFGGRNLGLSSKELNFRPIKDTVNVENALAVAAKNSRKAIDKLESAIGVYERLLELILKEAKAGTSKNGEN; this comes from the coding sequence ATGAAAATGTCTTTTTCCTCGCATGAAATTGTCCTCACCAGCTCCCCTGATGGCCCAATCACTGCCTATGACACCATCTCCGGCACCACCCTAGCTCGCTTCACCGGCAGCCGGTCACCTCGTCACGGCCTTGCCATTGTAGGAAAGGCTTATATTGCTGCCTCTCACATCTCATCAGCCACAGCTTCAGGCTCAATTCACCTCTATACCTGGTGGTCCTCGTCAGCTTTGCACCATCTTCCTCTCCCTGAACCTGTGGCTCCACTTGCTGCCACTCCTGATGGCTCGTATCTATTCGCAGGTGGCCTTTTTGGAAATGTTTATGCTCTATCAATTCCTTCAGGAAACATTCTCAAATCATTTCCTGCTCATAGCAAGCCTGTATCTTGTATCAACATCAGCAGTGACTCGTCACTCTTGATTTCAGGAGGAGATGATGGTAACATTGTTGTTGTGCCAATATTTCAACTTGTAGAAGCACCAGGGAGTGAAAATGAAAGCAACTTGATACTGCATAGCTTTCCTGCACATGATGGTCCAGTGACAGGCATCACTGTTTGTATGGGAATATGCCATCCTACTATAGTTTCTTGCTCAACAGATTCTACCTGTAAACTATGGAGCCTTTTGGATGGAAGAAACCTGCAAACAGTAGCATTCCCATGTTCGATTTCCGGGATTGCATTAGACCCAACAGAAGTAGAATTTTATGCTGCAGGATCCAACGGTTTAATATACAAGGGATCCCTGCAGGCCGGAAGTAGAAAAGGGATAGCTCAGGGTCGAAAATTGATCACATGGACACAAAAACATGATGGAGCTGTAGTATCTGTGGTGGTGATAAATGAAGGAAAGAATTTGGTATCTGCTGCAGAAGATGGAAGTGTGTTTATATGGGGAATAGAAAATGGGCAGCTGATTATGGTTATTGGCAATAACATGGATAATATTAGTGATGTAGTCGTGGCAAGAGGGATTTGTGATGGCAGAGAAGGCTATGGGAATAGAGTGGGCAATGAAATGAACGAATTTGGTGGGAGAAATCTGGGGTTATCAAGCAAAGAACTTAACTTCAGACCCATAAAAGATACTGTGAATGTAGAAAATGCCTTGGCTGTGGCAGCAAAGAATAGTAGAAAAGCCATCGATAAGCTCGAGTCTGCAATTGGAGTGTATGAAAGACTTTTGGAGCTCATTCTCAAGGAGGCTAAGGCAGGCACTAGCAAGAATGGTGAAAATTAG